Proteins from a single region of Candidatus Saccharibacteria bacterium:
- a CDS encoding DNA polymerase III subunit alpha yields the protein MGVETKEKLATGLQLKSSDYVHLHNHTHHSLLDGLSKIPDLVARVKELGMEAVAITDHGTMSGVVDFYKSATAAEIKPILGMETYVAARTRHDRDPQKDKARYHLTLLAMNDIGYKNLMMLSTKANLEGIYYKPRIDHELIEQYNEGIIMLSGCAGGEIGEKLRNDDYEGAKEVAIWYKSILGDRYYLELQDHGHPDAPAQWDVQVKINDYIEKLSEELEIPCVVTSDGHYLSHEDQDAHEILLCVGTGAFLSDEKRMSLKDFELHLTEPEEIIKRWGKTNPEAVLNTKRIADRCSVTLELGGILIPKFPVPEGETEKTFLDKLVYRGVAARYTGKTPAEANELSVEDIKPLLTPEVSERLEMELGVLDNMGYNGYFLIVQDFINWGKNQGIIFGPGRGSAAGSIIAYALNITDLDPLKYGLLFERFLNPDRISMPDIDVDIQDTRRDEVIQYCSDKYGADHVSNIVTFGKMAARAAVRDVARVLQVPYAEADRLSKMIPPPAQGRHIPLKVSIKEDVDLKKEYETNPTAKQVFDYAVRLEGTIRSHGVHACGVVIAPDDLVKYLPLEMAQKGVVSTQFPMGEVEELGLLKMDFLGLSNLTIINNALRIIKKVYKDEINLSKIPLDDTLTYELFQRGDTTGVFQLESAGMKRYLRDLKPTVFEDIIAMVALYRPGPMQFIDSFIKRKHGQEEISYLHSGMENSLKSTYGILVYQEQFMQISKEWCGFTGGQADTLRKAVGKKKIDLMRKVKVDFVEGAITHGGAKKEVAEKFWDQLEEFANYCFNKSHAACYGLISYWTAYLKAHYPDAFMAALMTSDQDDIDRLAIEISECKHMGIKVLSPDVNESFVEFAIVPGENEIRFGMAAIKGVGVGAVEEVLRARKDGKFASIEDFAKRVSTSKFNKKAWDSLIKSGGFDAFGDRSDLLFNLETIQAFASKVQKEALSGQTDLFGGMSTNTDIQPTVTLQTAPTKFTEKEQLMWERELLGLYISAHPLDKYGSYFEEQTIPLMRMTPDVDGKKATIGGLVSTVRSIVTKSGTKMAFVGLEDKTGEGEVIVFPNLYEQVGAKLIQDAVVRVTGKISARDRDGNLGDDAKMIADEIVEVTDQELRDYESTGRKMQAPKMSSKVKAMRVAEFKAKKTGGEVSAPASTMPKDPAPIEKPRPIVDMPPVKKLFVHIKNPDDHDALLQLKRTCSEFVGNIDIILVLGADKKSAIKLPFKIDGSDTLIGELVKSLGEDCVVLK from the coding sequence AGCTTAAATCATCTGATTATGTTCATTTGCATAATCATACGCATCACAGTCTTTTAGACGGGTTAAGTAAAATACCCGATCTTGTAGCACGCGTAAAAGAGCTTGGTATGGAGGCCGTGGCTATTACCGACCACGGCACTATGTCCGGGGTGGTAGATTTTTATAAGTCTGCTACTGCGGCTGAAATCAAACCTATTCTTGGTATGGAAACATACGTCGCCGCTCGCACACGCCACGATCGCGATCCGCAAAAAGACAAGGCTCGTTACCACCTAACATTGCTTGCCATGAATGATATCGGGTATAAAAACCTGATGATGCTTTCTACCAAGGCAAACCTTGAGGGTATTTACTACAAACCGCGTATCGATCACGAACTTATCGAACAGTACAACGAAGGTATTATTATGCTTTCGGGGTGTGCTGGTGGCGAAATCGGTGAAAAGCTGCGTAACGACGATTATGAGGGCGCAAAAGAAGTCGCTATCTGGTATAAATCTATCCTCGGCGACCGCTATTACCTGGAGTTGCAAGATCACGGACATCCAGACGCGCCAGCGCAGTGGGACGTGCAGGTTAAAATCAACGATTATATCGAAAAACTTTCTGAGGAGCTGGAAATCCCTTGTGTTGTAACGAGCGATGGTCACTATCTATCACATGAAGATCAAGATGCACACGAAATATTGCTGTGCGTGGGGACAGGTGCCTTTCTTTCCGACGAAAAGCGAATGAGCCTGAAAGATTTCGAGCTTCACCTTACGGAGCCCGAAGAGATTATTAAGCGTTGGGGCAAGACAAACCCCGAAGCGGTTTTAAATACAAAAAGAATTGCCGATAGGTGTAGTGTGACATTGGAGCTTGGTGGGATTCTTATTCCAAAGTTCCCGGTGCCAGAAGGCGAGACCGAGAAAACATTTCTCGATAAGCTTGTGTATCGTGGTGTGGCAGCACGCTACACCGGCAAAACGCCTGCCGAGGCCAATGAACTGTCGGTAGAGGATATTAAACCCCTTCTGACACCCGAGGTGAGTGAACGTCTTGAGATGGAGCTTGGTGTCTTGGATAACATGGGGTACAACGGGTATTTCCTTATCGTGCAGGACTTTATTAACTGGGGCAAAAACCAAGGAATTATTTTTGGTCCTGGTCGTGGTTCGGCGGCAGGGTCTATTATTGCGTATGCACTAAATATTACCGATCTTGACCCTTTAAAATATGGCCTGCTGTTTGAGCGATTTTTGAACCCGGATCGAATCAGTATGCCGGATATCGATGTAGACATTCAAGATACTCGGCGCGATGAGGTGATTCAGTACTGCTCCGATAAGTATGGCGCTGATCACGTATCAAATATCGTAACATTCGGTAAGATGGCGGCGCGTGCTGCTGTGCGCGACGTAGCACGTGTTTTGCAGGTGCCGTATGCCGAAGCTGACCGCCTCAGTAAGATGATTCCTCCGCCAGCCCAGGGGCGCCATATTCCATTGAAGGTAAGTATCAAAGAAGACGTCGATCTTAAAAAGGAATACGAGACCAACCCAACGGCTAAGCAAGTGTTTGATTATGCCGTTCGTCTAGAGGGAACAATTCGCTCGCATGGCGTGCATGCCTGTGGCGTGGTGATTGCACCCGATGATCTTGTAAAGTACCTACCGCTTGAAATGGCGCAAAAGGGTGTTGTCTCGACGCAGTTTCCTATGGGCGAAGTAGAGGAGCTTGGCCTTCTAAAAATGGACTTTTTGGGCCTTTCTAACCTTACGATCATCAATAATGCGCTCCGAATTATTAAAAAGGTGTATAAAGACGAGATTAACCTTTCTAAGATTCCGCTCGACGATACCCTAACATACGAGTTATTTCAGCGCGGCGATACAACGGGCGTGTTCCAGCTAGAATCTGCCGGTATGAAGCGCTATTTGCGTGATTTGAAGCCAACTGTTTTTGAAGATATCATTGCCATGGTTGCCTTGTACCGCCCAGGTCCTATGCAGTTTATCGATAGTTTCATTAAGCGAAAGCACGGCCAGGAAGAAATTAGTTATCTTCACTCTGGAATGGAAAATTCACTAAAAAGCACCTACGGAATTTTGGTGTACCAAGAACAGTTCATGCAGATTTCGAAAGAATGGTGCGGATTTACCGGTGGTCAGGCCGACACGCTTCGTAAGGCCGTTGGTAAAAAGAAAATCGACCTGATGCGCAAAGTTAAGGTAGATTTCGTTGAAGGTGCGATAACGCATGGTGGCGCCAAAAAAGAGGTTGCTGAAAAGTTTTGGGATCAGCTAGAGGAGTTCGCCAACTACTGTTTTAACAAGTCTCACGCCGCGTGCTACGGGCTTATATCGTACTGGACAGCATATCTAAAGGCGCACTACCCAGATGCATTTATGGCAGCTCTGATGACAAGTGACCAAGATGATATCGACCGCCTTGCGATTGAAATTTCAGAGTGTAAGCATATGGGAATCAAAGTGCTTTCGCCAGATGTCAACGAATCTTTTGTGGAGTTTGCTATTGTGCCAGGCGAAAACGAAATTCGCTTCGGCATGGCCGCAATTAAAGGTGTTGGTGTGGGTGCCGTAGAGGAAGTTCTGCGTGCGCGTAAAGATGGAAAATTTGCAAGCATTGAAGATTTTGCAAAACGAGTCAGCACGAGCAAGTTCAATAAAAAGGCTTGGGATTCGCTTATTAAATCGGGTGGATTCGATGCATTTGGCGACCGCTCTGATTTGCTGTTCAACCTAGAAACAATTCAGGCCTTTGCCAGCAAGGTGCAAAAAGAAGCGCTGAGTGGGCAGACCGACCTGTTTGGTGGCATGAGTACCAATACGGACATTCAGCCAACAGTGACGCTGCAAACCGCACCAACGAAATTTACCGAAAAAGAGCAGCTTATGTGGGAGCGTGAACTTCTGGGGCTGTATATTAGTGCGCACCCGCTCGATAAGTACGGATCGTATTTTGAAGAGCAAACGATTCCTCTTATGCGCATGACGCCGGATGTTGATGGTAAAAAGGCAACGATTGGCGGGTTAGTAAGCACTGTTCGTTCTATTGTGACGAAATCTGGTACAAAAATGGCATTTGTAGGGTTGGAGGATAAAACTGGCGAAGGTGAGGTGATTGTATTTCCTAATCTCTACGAGCAAGTTGGGGCGAAGCTTATTCAAGATGCCGTAGTACGTGTGACAGGCAAGATAAGTGCAAGAGATCGCGATGGCAATTTGGGCGACGACGCGAAAATGATTGCTGATGAAATTGTAGAGGTGACAGACCAAGAGCTGAGGGATTACGAATCGACAGGCCGCAAGATGCAAGCGCCAAAAATGAGCTCTAAGGTAAAAGCGATGCGCGTTGCGGAATTTAAAGCAAAGAAAACTGGTGGCGAGGTAAGCGCGCCAGCAAGCACTATGCCAAAAGATCCGGCTCCTATTGAAAAACCACGGCCGATCGTTGACATGCCACCTGTAAAAAAGCTGTTTGTTCATATCAAAAACCCAGATGATCACGACGCGCTTTTGCAACTGAAACGCACCTGTAGCGAATTTGTTGGGAATATCGATATTATTCTTGTGCTAGGGGCAGATAAGAAGTCGGCAATTAAGCTGCCATTTAAAATCGATGGTAGTGACACGCTAATTGGTGAGTTGGTTAAGTCGCTTGGCGAAGACTGTGTCGTACTAAAATAA